One Brassica napus cultivar Da-Ae chromosome A1, Da-Ae, whole genome shotgun sequence genomic region harbors:
- the LOC111201734 gene encoding defensin-like protein 229 — translation MKKFSTLFMVYCVLSFFLLVYVKEVKTLEIKAKVCTKAHVFEQNCGWDGNKTCIKGFNKILEYPFHCECDIYDAAESRRICTCKFPSTLLIFIDFIT, via the exons ATGAAGAAGTTTTCTACTTTGTTCATGGTTTATTGTGTTCTCTCTTTCTTCCTTCTCGTCTACGTGAAAG AGGTGAAAACTCTGGAGATAAAGGCGAAAGTGTGCACAAAGGCACACGTTTTCGAACAGAATTGTGGGTGGGATGGAAACAAGACTTGCATAAAAGGATTCAATAAAattcttgagtacccttttcatTGCGAGTGTGACATTTATGATGCAGCCGAAAGCAGACGTATTTGCACATGTAAATTTCCAAGTACCTTGCTAATATTCATCGATTTTATAACCTAA
- the LOC106389043 gene encoding F-box protein At1g11270-like, with protein sequence MKKRKQSLAENLDTSLWKLLPHDVVEVILECVPVKPLLRFRSVSKKWILTIDSPGFKERQLIHRRQLRGPDVLIMRLSYDRPVGRKGRGRKVVLSAASASRRRIGWNVSYTCGMFCAGSCDGLVCVYCLYVDSIVGNPATGWHRSFPLSNYQGLLIQRFKREGSDFPWPSLGFGRDKLSGTFKPVWLYNSSGFVLGGADKAVVTYCEVFDFSTNAWRYVVPASPYPINAYHKPVHLDGSLYWLTESEPPLLLSFDLHTETFQVICKAPFADPRHITMCVLHNRLCLSEQKDLTQVIWSFDSSDKTWNTLCSFDLNPTGDFAAPLLPIAILDKGQLLLQGRASMDPLVIHDLHYRSYDLLCTPKSPSGSVYYFESLFSA encoded by the exons atgaagaagaggaagcaatCATTGGCCGAg AACCTAGACACAAGCTTGTGGAAATTGCTACCCCACGATGTGGTAGAGGTGATCCTGGAGTGTGTGCCCGTGAAGCCTCTGTTGAGATTCAGATCTGTATCGAAGAAGTGGATATTGACAATCGATTCCCCAGGTTTCAAGGAACGACAATTGATCCATCGCAGGCAATTACGTGGTCCCGATGTCCTCATCATGCGTCTCTCCTATGATCGACCTGTGGGACGCAAAGGTCGTGGTCGAAAAGTTGTGTTGAGTGCAGCATCAGcatcaagaagaagaatagGTTGGAACGTGAGTTACACGTGCGGCATGTTCTGCGCTGGTAGTTGTGACGGTCTAGTATGCGTCTACTGTCTCTACGTAGACAGTATCGTGGGCAATCCTGCCACTGGATGGCATCGGAGTTTTCCTCTTTCCAACTATCAAGGCCTCCTCATTCAGAGGTTCAAGAGAGAGGGTTCTGACTTCCCATGGCCTAGCCTTGGATTCGGTAGAGATAAGTTAAGTGGCACTTTCAAGCCTGTTTGGTTGTATAATTCATCCGGGTTTGTACTTGGAGGAGCAGACAAGGCTGTTGTTACCTATTGTGAAGTTTTCGATTTTAGCACCAACGCTTGGAGGTACGTTGTCCCCGCTTCTCCTTATCCCATCAATGCTTACCATAAACCCGTCCATTTAGATGGCTCGCTTTATTGGTTAACCGAGTCTGAACCACCCTTGCTACTATCTTTTGATCTTCACACCGAGACTTTCCAAGTCATCTGTAAAGCCCCTTTTGCCGACCCTCGCCACATCACCATGTGCGTCCTCCATAACCGCTTGTGCTTGTCTGAGCAAAAAGACCTCACCCAAGTAATATGGTCGTTCGATTCTTCCGACAagacatggaacacattgtgttCCTTTGATCTCAACCCAACTGGCGACTTCGCCGCCCCCCTGTTACCAATTGCAATTCTGGACAAAGGTCAGTTATTGCTTCAAGGTCGTGCTTCCATGGACCCACTGGTCATACATGATCTCCATTACAGATCTTATGATTTACTCTGCACACCTAAATCACCCTCTGGttctgtttattatttcgaGAGTTTATTCTCTGCTTAA
- the LOC111198645 gene encoding uncharacterized protein LOC111198645 produces MWKQEWLDAVLVPAGLAVMVAYHVWLGYAIIHRPKLTVISLNAESRRQWVFSMMTEPLKNGTLAVQTIRNNIMASTLLATTAITLCSIIGVFVSNTSASKSTASPIIFGNKSPLLATIKNFAILVCFLMAFLCNVQSIRYYAHVSFLITVPVSRGKREHCEYVSRNLNRASYFWSLGLRAFYFSFPLFLWNFGPIPMFVCCCMMSSILYFLDTTTSFTRHLHSESFREIAESMDGEIESAVHSL; encoded by the exons ATGTGGAAACAGGAATGGTTGGATGCAGTACTTGTCCCGGCGGGTCTCGCCGTGATGGTCGCCTACCACGTCTGGCTCGGCTACGCTATAATCCACCGTCCCAAGCTCACTGTAATCTCCCTCAACGCTGAGTCTCGACGGCAATGGGTCTTCTCTATGATGACC GAGCCGCTGAAAAACGGTACACTGGCAGTACAGACAATAAGGAACAACATAATGGCATCAACACTTTTAGCCACAACAGCAATCACTCTCTGTTCCATCATCGGCGTCTTCGTAAGCAACACCTCTGCTTCCAAATCCACAGCCTCGCCTATCATATTCGGAAACAAAAGCCCTCTCCTTGCAACCATCAAGAACTTCGCGATCCTCGTATGTTTCCTCATGGCCTTTCTCTGCAACGTCCAGTCCATCAGGTACTACGCTCACGTGAGTTTCCTGATCACGGTTCCTGTCTCTAGAGGGAAGAGAGAGCATTGTGAGTACGTGTCTAGAAACCTGAACAGAGCTAGCTACTTCTGGTCTCTTGGACTGCGAGCTTTCTACTTCTCCTTCCCGCTCTTCTTGTGGAACTTCGGTCCTATCCCCATGTTTGTGTGTTGCTGTATGATGTCGTCGATTCTTTATTTCTTGGACACGACCACTAGCTTCACTAGGCATCTCCATAGCGAGTCGTTCAGAGAGATTGCTGAGTCTATGGACGGTGAAATCGAATCAGCCGTTCATTCTCTGTAG
- the LOC111198647 gene encoding WAT1-related protein At3g18200-like, whose amino-acid sequence MLSNIKKKSPKRRRRKMGKVVSEKMKLVVALITLQFCFAGFHIVSRVALNIGVSKVVYPVYRNLLALLLIGPFAYFLEKKERPPLTISLLVQFFLLALIGITANQGFYLLGLYYATPTFASAMQNSVPAITFIMACSLRLENIDLVRKHGVAKVLGTLVSIGGATVITLYRGFPIFHKSHNMHEEERVETNSSYNWSLGWLYLMGHCLSWAGWMVLQAPVLKKYPAKLTLTSFTCFFGLVQFLVIALFVETDLNNWIIVSWEELFTILYAGIIASGLVVYLQTWCIYKGGPVFVAVFQPLQTLLVAAMAFLVLGDQLYSGRIVGAVFIMLGLYLVLWGKNEERRQVLEETTPQDPESLTKHLLEAQDKKTNAESEV is encoded by the exons ATGctatcaaacataaaaaagaagagcccaaaaagaagaagaagaaaaatgggGAAAGTAGTGTCAGAGAAGATGAAGCTTGTGGTGGCATTGATCACACTTCAGTTCTGTTTTGCAGGCTTCCACATTGTCTCAAGAGTTGCTCTTAACATTGGTGTCAGCAAAGTTGTGTACCCTGTTTACAGGAACCTTCTTGCCCTTCTCCTTATTGGTCCCTTCGCTTACTTCCTCGAAAA AAAGGAAAGGCCTCCACTCACTATCTCTTTACTAGTTCAGTTTTTCCTCTTGGCACTCATTGG AATCACAGCAAACCAAGGATTCTATCTATTGGGACTGTACTATGCAACTCCAACGTTTGCTTCCGCAATGCAGAACTCTGTTCCTGCCATCACTTTTATCATGGCTTGTTCCCTAAG GTTAGAGAACATAGACCTGGTAAGAAAACACGGTGTGGCCAAAGTATTGGGAACCCTAGTCAGCATCGGTGGAGCTACAGTGATCACACTGTACAGAGGATTTCCGATCTTTCACAAGAGCCATAACATGCACGAGGAGGAGAGGGTGGAAACTAACTCATCGTACAACTGGTCACTCGGATGGTTATACCTAATGGGGCATTGTCTGTCATGGGCTGGTTGGATGGTTCTTCAAGCTCCTGTTCTAAAGAAGTACCCAGCAAAGCTTACGTTAACATCGTTCACTTGTTTCTTCGGTCTGGTTCAGTTCCTAGTCATTGCTCTGTTTGTGGAAACTGATCTCAATAACTGGATCATCGTGTCTTGGGAAGAGCTCTTCACCATCCTATATGCG GGCATAATAGCGTCAGGGTTGGTGGTCTATCTTCAAACATGGTGTATCTACAAAGGCGGTCCTGTCTTTGTCGCAGTCTTTCAGCCTCTCCAGACACTTCTTGTCGCTGCAATGGCGTTTCTTGTTCTTGGTGATCAGTTGTACTCTGGAAG GATTGTTGGTGCAGTGTTCATAATGTTGGGACTGTACTTGGTTCTCTGGGGCAAAAACGAAGAAAGAAGACAAGTGCTTGAAGAGACTACTCCGCAAGATCCAGAGTCTCTGACCAAACATCTTCTTGAGGCACAAGACAAGAAGACTAATGCTGAATCTGAAGTGTAA
- the LOC106389047 gene encoding peroxisome biogenesis protein 3-1-like isoform X2: MDLFRDFWRKHRKKILVTTTCLGSGLLIYKLYNAHTRNLADLERELANERHNDELIKAQMKAHFETIQMIADTTTLPHALHHLSSRIVEEINVSSVMEKLSRGKGTLVPSEKLHLWSFTRMVVTLWSVTMLSLYIRVQVNILGRHLYIDTARGLASSHLLEELDLIDREDEQKFLTSADYLATNSMPSLISHVKSAVKEVLKGKQLKDVLTTRTLEETVIRILGLFMSTGSPHHWIDYLMMPQDTTTDVSSSDATVTKFHLLITETREVLTSNEFTDVVEIALKSCTVALVEEMETQPGLATGIQLAKLLPQIEKTVPEISAVPDKNRFLQLIRDLPQVHLFFTLLYSKPL, translated from the exons ATGGATTTATTCAG GGATTTCTGGAGGAAACATAGAAAGAAGATATTGGTGACGACGACTTGTTTGGGAAGTGGGCTATTGATTTACAAGCTATACAATGCTCACACTCGTAACCTCGCCGACTTGGAACGTGAGCTTGCCAACGAGCGTCACAATGACGAGCTCATCAAAGCCCA AATGAAGGCTCATTTCGAGACCATTCAGATGATTGCTGACACAACTACATTGCCTCACGCACTGCATCACTTGAGCAGCCGCATTGTTGAGGAGATCAATGTCTCTAGTGTGATGGAGAAGCTAAGCAGAGGGAAAGGAACCTTGGTTCCTTCTGAGAAGCTTCATCTTTGGA GTTTCACGAGGATGGTTGTGACTCTCTGGTCAGTCACTATGCTTAGTTTGTACATTAGGGTTCAAGTCAACATTTTGGGCAGACACTTATACATCGACACTGCTAGAGGTCTTGCCAGCTCCCATTTACTT gAAGAGTTAGATCTCATAGACAGAGAGGACGAACAAAAGTTTTTGACAAGTGCTGATTATCTTGCAACCAATAGCATGCCCAGTTTGATTTCCCATGTGAAGAGTGCAGTGAAAGAAGTGCTTAAAGG AAAGCAGTTAAAGGATGTGTTAACCACAAGAACTCTTGAAGAAACTGTGATCCGGATTCTTGGTCTGTTTATGAGCACTGGAAGTCCACATCACTGGATTGATTATTTAATGATGCCCCAAGACACCACCACTGATGTTTCCTCTTCAGATGCAACTGTCACCAAGTTTCATCTACTCATTACCGAGACACGGGAAGTACTCACAAG CAATGAGTTTACAGATGTAGTAGAGATCGCACTCAAGTCTTGTACCGTAGCGTTAGTAGAGGAGATGGAAACACAGCCCGGTTTGGCCACAGGGATACAACTGGCGAAGCTCTTACCACAGATTGAGAAGACTGTGCCGGAGATTTCAGCTGTACCGGACAAGAACCGGTTCTTGCAACTCATCCGAGATTTGCCTCAAGTTCATCTCTTTTTTACACTTCTATACTCAAAGCCTCTATAA
- the LOC111198646 gene encoding T-complex protein 1 subunit delta: MAAASRPRASKAESFVDNKRKEDIRSANINAGRAVADAVRTSLGPKGMDKMISTASGEVIITNDGATILNKMDVLQPAAKMMVELSKSQDSAAGDGTTTVVVLAGALLRVCQSLLASGIHPTVISDALHKSCYKSVDILTAMAVPVELTDKDSLVKSASTSLNSKVVSQYSTLLAPLAVDAVLSVIDPEKPEIVDLRDIKIVKKLGGTVDDTHTVNGLVFDKKVSHAAGGPTRMENANIAVIQFQISPPKTDIEQSIVVSDYTQMDRILKEERNYILGMIKKIKATGCNVLLIQKSILRDAVTDLSLHYLAKAKIMVIKDVERDEIEFVTKTLNCLPIANIEHFRAEKLGHADLVEEASLGDGKILKITGIKDMGRTTSVLVRGSNQLVLDEAERSLHDALCVVRCLVSKRFLIAGGGAPEIELSRQLGAWAKVLHGMEGYCVKSFAEALEVIPYTLAENAGLNPIAIVTELRNKHAQGEINAGINVRKGQITNILEENVVQPLLVSTSAITLATECVRMILKIDDIVTVR, encoded by the coding sequence ATGGCGGCCGCATCGAGACCCCGCGCATCCAAGGCGGAGTCCTTCGTCGACAACAAACGCAAGGAAGACATCCGATCCGCGAACATCAACGCCGGCCGCGCCGTCGCCGACGCCGTCCGCACGAGCCTCGGCCCCAAGGGGATGGACAAGATGATCTCCACCGCGAGCGGCGAGGTCATCATCACCAACGACGGAGCCACgatcctcaacaaaatggacgTCTTACAGCCGGCGGCGAAGATGATGGTGGAGCTTTCCAAATCTCAAGATTCCGCCGCCGGAGACGGGACCACCACCGTCGTCGTACTCGCCGGAGCCTTGCTGAGAGTGTGCCAATCGCTCTTAGCTTCCGGGATCCACCCTACCGTGATCTCAGATGCGCTTCACAAGTCTTGCTATAAATCCGTTGATATCTTAACCGCCATGGCCGTACCTGTGGAGCTCACTGATAAAGACTCTCTCGTGAAATCGGCGAGCACGTCGCTGAACAGTAAGGTTGTTAGCCAGTACTCTACATTGCTCGCTCCTTTAGCTGTAGATGCGGTTCTCTCCGTGATTGATCCGGAGAAGCCGGAGATTGTTGATTTGCGTGATATCAAGATTGTTAAGAAGCTTGGTGGGACTGTTGACGATACACACACGGTGAATGGTTTGGTCTTTGACAAGAAGGTTAGCCACGCTGCTGGTGGACCTACGAGGATGGAGAATGCTAATATTGCTGTGATTCAGTTCCAGATCTCGCCTCCCAAGACTGATATCGAGCAGAGTATTGTTGTCTCTGATTACACTCAGATGGATAGGATCTTGAAAGAAGAGAGGAACTACATCTTGGGGATGATTAAGAAGATTAAAGCGACTGGTTGCAATGTGTTGCTGATTCAGAAGAGTATTTTGAGAGACGCTGTGACTGATCTGTCTCTTCACTATTTGGCTAAAGCTAAGATTATGGTGATTAAGGATGTGGAGAGGGATGAGATTGAGTTTGTTACCAAGACGTTGAACTGTTTGCCGATTGCTAATATTGAGCATTTCAGAGCTGAGAAGCTTGGCCATGCTGATCTTGTTGAAGAAGCCTCGCTTGGAGATGGGAAGATTTTGAAGATCACTGGGATTAAAGATATGGGGAGGACCACCTCTGTTCTTGTCCGTGGCTCCAACCAGCTTGTTCTAGATGAAGCCGAGAGGAGTCTACACGATGCTTTGTGTGTGGTCAGGTGTTTGGTGAGCAAGAGGTTTTTGATTGCAGGAGGTGGTGCGCCTGAGATTGAGCTCTCGAGGCAGCTAGGTGCTTGGGCTAAGGTGCTCCATGGGATGGAAGGTTACTGTGTGAAGTCTTTCGCGGAAGCCCTCGAGGTTATTCCTTACACGCTGGCTGAGAATGCGGGTTTGAATCCTATTGCCATTGTGACTGAGCTTAGGAACAAGCATGCTCAAGGGGAAATCAACGCTGGGATCAATGTGAGAAAAGGGCAGATCACTAACATCTTGGAGGAGAATGTTGTGCAGCCTCTGCTTGTGAGCACCAGCGCTATCACTCTGGCCACTGAATGCGTAAGGATGATTTTGAAGATCGATGACATTGTTACTGTGAGGTAG
- the LOC106389047 gene encoding peroxisome biogenesis protein 3-1-like isoform X1 has product MDLFRDFWRKHRKKILVTTTCLGSGLLIYKLYNAHTRNLADLERELANERHNDELIKAQMKAHFETIQMIADTTTLPHALHHLSSRIVEEINVSSVMEKLSRGKGTLVPSEKLHLWSELKILSFTRMVVTLWSVTMLSLYIRVQVNILGRHLYIDTARGLASSHLLEELDLIDREDEQKFLTSADYLATNSMPSLISHVKSAVKEVLKGKQLKDVLTTRTLEETVIRILGLFMSTGSPHHWIDYLMMPQDTTTDVSSSDATVTKFHLLITETREVLTSNEFTDVVEIALKSCTVALVEEMETQPGLATGIQLAKLLPQIEKTVPEISAVPDKNRFLQLIRDLPQVHLFFTLLYSKPL; this is encoded by the exons ATGGATTTATTCAG GGATTTCTGGAGGAAACATAGAAAGAAGATATTGGTGACGACGACTTGTTTGGGAAGTGGGCTATTGATTTACAAGCTATACAATGCTCACACTCGTAACCTCGCCGACTTGGAACGTGAGCTTGCCAACGAGCGTCACAATGACGAGCTCATCAAAGCCCA AATGAAGGCTCATTTCGAGACCATTCAGATGATTGCTGACACAACTACATTGCCTCACGCACTGCATCACTTGAGCAGCCGCATTGTTGAGGAGATCAATGTCTCTAGTGTGATGGAGAAGCTAAGCAGAGGGAAAGGAACCTTGGTTCCTTCTGAGAAGCTTCATCTTTGGAGTGAGCTCAAAATTTTGA GTTTCACGAGGATGGTTGTGACTCTCTGGTCAGTCACTATGCTTAGTTTGTACATTAGGGTTCAAGTCAACATTTTGGGCAGACACTTATACATCGACACTGCTAGAGGTCTTGCCAGCTCCCATTTACTT gAAGAGTTAGATCTCATAGACAGAGAGGACGAACAAAAGTTTTTGACAAGTGCTGATTATCTTGCAACCAATAGCATGCCCAGTTTGATTTCCCATGTGAAGAGTGCAGTGAAAGAAGTGCTTAAAGG AAAGCAGTTAAAGGATGTGTTAACCACAAGAACTCTTGAAGAAACTGTGATCCGGATTCTTGGTCTGTTTATGAGCACTGGAAGTCCACATCACTGGATTGATTATTTAATGATGCCCCAAGACACCACCACTGATGTTTCCTCTTCAGATGCAACTGTCACCAAGTTTCATCTACTCATTACCGAGACACGGGAAGTACTCACAAG CAATGAGTTTACAGATGTAGTAGAGATCGCACTCAAGTCTTGTACCGTAGCGTTAGTAGAGGAGATGGAAACACAGCCCGGTTTGGCCACAGGGATACAACTGGCGAAGCTCTTACCACAGATTGAGAAGACTGTGCCGGAGATTTCAGCTGTACCGGACAAGAACCGGTTCTTGCAACTCATCCGAGATTTGCCTCAAGTTCATCTCTTTTTTACACTTCTATACTCAAAGCCTCTATAA
- the LOC106389044 gene encoding non-specific lipid-transfer protein 2-like, producing the protein MHKSKTTNTRTHFHKLSLKPNIRRRRRRNMEMIKAKWVSIVALAAIFLVVILVPAAEAVTCSPMQLSPCASAITSSSQPSALCCAKLKEQKPCLCGYMRNRSLRRFVSSPNARKVSNRCKLPIPRC; encoded by the coding sequence ATGCACAAATCAAAAACCACAAACACCAGAACACACTTCCATAAACTCTCGCTGAAACCaaacataagaagaagaagaagaagaaacatggaAATGATCAAGGCCAAATGGGTTTCCATTGTCGCCCTCGCGGCTATTTTCCTAGTAGTGATCCTAGTACCGGCGGCAGAAGCGGTGACGTGCTCGCCAATGCAGCTAAGCCCATGTGCATCGGCAATAACGTCGTCTTCTCAACCTTCAGCGTTGTGCTGCGCGAAGCTGAAGGAGCAGAAGCCATGCCTCTGTGGGTACATGAGAAACCGTAGCCTCCGTCGCTTTGTCAGCTCTCCCAACGCTCGTAAAGTCTCTAACCGCTGCAAGCTTCCCATCCCAAGGTgttga
- the LOC106385695 gene encoding beta-1,2-xylosyltransferase XYXT1-like → MTEKDLLYDTILARSFSKNEQKRLGYGAFVASLLFVFTLCTVFKPYLSPLPTVELQLPVNAGLRMLRITETQKPQASRSSSNATYGDSANLTIPTDQINITSNATTPHKLISSENHELSVFKNTSLPKNHLDSFNSTTNTTISKEQVVTEGNKLEKTMKPICKKLARTKICEINGDVRVHGKSATIHAAITFAFSGNSTWHIKPYARKGDVAAMERVREWTVKLEQNANLSRCVRNHSVPAILFSLGGYSMNNFHDFTDIVIPLYTTARRFNGEVQFLVTNKNQPWINKFKGILKNLSNYELIYIDEEDETHCFSSVTAGLNRHREYYKELTIDPSDSEYSMSDFRKFLRDSYSLRNAAARPVTTRRNQRRRPRMLILARGRSRAFTNAGAIARAAKQIGFKVVVAEANADVASFAQTVNSCDVMLGVHGAGLTNMVFLPENAVVVQILPIGGFEWLAKTDFEEPSKGMNLRYLEYKIAAEESTLLRRYGRDHEVVRDPSAVGKRGWEMFQSVYLVQQNVSVDINRFRPVLVKAFELVQMQSV, encoded by the exons ATGACAGAGAAGGATCTTCTTTATGATACAATACTTGCTCGTAGCTTTAGCAAAAACGAGCAGAAGAGACTTGGCTATGGAGCTTTCGTTGCCTCTCTTCTCTTCGTCTTCACTCTTTGCACCGTCTTTAAACCTTATCTAAGCCCTTTGCCAACCG tgGAATTGCAATTACCAGTGAATGCTGGTCTTAGGATGCTGAGAATAACTGAAACGCAGAAACCTCAAGCGTCAAGGAGCAGCAGCAATGCAACATATGGAGATTCCGCGAATCTAACTATCCCTACGGATCAAATTAACATTACATCAAATGCAACCACTCCTCACAAACTAATCAGTTCTGAAAATCATGAGCTTAGTGTCTTCAAGAACACAAGCTTGCCCAAGAATCATCTTGATTCGTTTAACTCTACTACTAACACTACAATCTCCAAAGAACAAGTTGTTACAG AAGGAAATAAATTGGAGAAAACAATGAAACCTATTTGTAAGAAGCTAGCAAGAACGAAGATATGCGAAATAAACGGCGACGTAAGAGTCCACGGTAAATCCGCGACGATTCACGCAGCGATCACGTTTGCGTTTTCGGGGAATTCCACGTGGCATATTAAACCTTACGCGAGAAAAGGTGACGTGGCGGCGATGGAACGCGTGAGAGAATGGACGGTGAAACTGGAACAAAACGCTAATTTATCGCGTTGCGTTAGGAATCACAGCGTTCCGGCGATACTTTTCTCTCTCGGAGGCTACTCGATGAACAACTTCCACGATTTCACCGACATCGTGATTCCTCTGTACACGACGGCGCGTAGATTCAACGGCGAAGTTCAGTTCCTCGTGACGAACAAGAATCAACCGTGGATCAACAAAttcaaagggatactgaagaATCTCTCGAACTACGAGCTCATTTACatcgacgaagaagatgaaacgCACTGTTTCAGTAGCGTCACCGCCGGTCTCAACCGCCACCGTGAGTATTACAAAGAGCTAACGATCGATCCTTCGGATTCCGAGTATTCGATGTCCGATTTCAGAAAATTCCTTAGAGACTCGTACTCGTTGCGCAACGCCGCCGCGAGGCCCGTGACTACGAGGAGGAATCAGCGGCGGAGGCCGCGGATGCTGATTTTGGCGAGGGGGAGATCGCGAGCGTTCACGAACGCCGGCGCGATCGCCAGAGCGGCGAAGCAAATCGGATTCAAAGTCGTGGTGGCGGAAGCGAACGCAGACGTGGCGAGTTTCGCCCAAACCGTTAATTCGTGCGACGTTATGCTCGGCGTTCACGGCGCGGGGCTCACGAACATGGTGTTCTTGCCGGAGAACGCCGTCGTGGTTCAGATTCTTCCGATCGGGGGATTCGAGTGGCTCGCGAAGACGGATTTCGAGGAGCCTTCGAAGGGGATGAATCTGAGGTATTTGGAGTACAAGATCGCGGCGGAGGAGAGCACGCTTTTGCGGCGGTACGGACGCGATCACGAGGTCGTGAGAGATCCATCGGCGGTTGGGAAACGCGGGTGGGAAATGTTCCAGTCGGTTTATTTGGTACAGCAGAACGTGAGTGTAGATATTAACCGGTTCAGACCGGTTCTTGTCAAGGCTTTTGAGCTAGTGCAGATGCAGTCCGtgtaa
- the LOC106389046 gene encoding pre-mRNA-splicing factor SPF27 homolog, protein MATNNGDVLMLEAAPEASKPWASAANAEVIDALPYIDDDYGNPLIKAEVDRLVEEEMRRSSRKPADFLKELPPLPKFDFENCPVLGKEYERVRAGKPPVRIDFESRYKVELPPASKKNDDAAWKQYLQKNQRSLQQKMIELENLEMMSKQGPELWRQNNHRLEVFLTRMQKLAQEQNEEIEKVNRERKYHQQTTAYELNALSQEWRQLCVKNMEIQSACVVLETKIDAFKKEAAERGWNLEEKLESVKPLQPQ, encoded by the exons ATGGCGACGAACAATGGAGACGTCTTGATGCTAGAGGCGGCGCCGGAAGCTTCAAAGCCGTGGGCGAGCGCGGCGAACGCAGAAGTCATCGACGCGCTTCCTTATATCGACGACGACTATGGCAATCCACTGATTAAGGCGGAGGTCGATCGCCTTGTTGAGGAAGAGATGCGTCGGAGCTCAAGGAAGCCTGCTGACTTTCTCAAGGAGTTGCCTCCTCTTCCAAAGTTCGATTTCGAG AACTGCCCCGTTCTTGGCAAAGAGTATGAGCGTGTTCGAGCTGGGAAGCCTCCAGTGCGGATAGATTTTGAGTCCCGGTACAAGGTTGAACTGCCGCCTGCGAGTAAGAAAAACGATGATGCTGCCTGGAAGCAGTATCTTCAGAAGAATCAACGGTCATTGCAACAGAAGATGATCGA GCTTGAGAATTTGGAAATGATGTCTAAGCAAGGCCCCGAGCTTTGGAGGCAGAACAACCATCGGCTTGAAGTATTCTTGACCAG AATGCAAAAACTAGCTCAGGAGCAGAACGAAGAAATTGAAAAAGTAAATCGTGAAAGGAAGTATCATCAG CAAACCACTGCGTACGAGCTCAATGCTCTATCTCAAGAATGGAGGCAGCTCTGTGTGAAGAATATGGAGATTCAATCTGCTTGTGTCGTGCTAGAGACAAAAATCGATGCGTTCAAAAAGGAAGCTGCTGAAAG AGGATGGAACTTAGAAGAGAAACTAGAGAGTGTCAAGCCGCTTCAACCGCAGTGA